One region of Candidatus Thermoplasmatota archaeon genomic DNA includes:
- a CDS encoding archaellin/type IV pilin N-terminal domain-containing protein: protein MEKKYMERLVGKYCKIVTKEPGEERASVVTGILEDVDYKDGFILVDSNQGLGCLRINTIVAIKPGNKKRQEKRNIKSHTDADVGIGTLIVFIAMVLVAAVAASVIIQTSETLQQRAQSVGTQTIREVSSGIVIDDVIGYTNANKTRINYMLISIRPRAGSQDIDLKLCELLILYNKLSVLTLNTSLISPVNTGYRTVFETPIATNHSIWLMNKTTNATFAAIALHDPDASISNTQGINSGDRVYILVNLSAVLNTNQNDWTYSGLEARGSISGSIKPEIGAKGVFEITAPAVFSKRIVQMW, encoded by the coding sequence ATGGAAAAGAAATATATGGAAAGGCTGGTTGGAAAGTACTGTAAAATAGTCACAAAAGAACCTGGAGAAGAACGAGCAAGTGTCGTAACCGGAATATTAGAAGATGTCGACTACAAAGACGGTTTTATTTTAGTTGACTCAAATCAAGGCTTAGGCTGTCTACGAATTAATACAATCGTCGCCATCAAACCGGGAAATAAAAAACGACAAGAAAAAAGAAATATTAAATCACACACCGATGCCGATGTAGGTATTGGTACGCTCATCGTCTTCATTGCGATGGTTCTCGTCGCAGCAGTCGCAGCAAGTGTTATTATACAAACAAGTGAAACTTTGCAGCAACGAGCACAAAGCGTCGGTACACAAACCATCAGAGAAGTATCATCCGGTATAGTCATTGATGATGTTATTGGATATACCAATGCAAATAAAACACGAATTAACTATATGCTTATCTCAATACGACCTCGCGCAGGATCACAAGATATCGATTTAAAGCTCTGTGAGTTACTAATTTTATACAACAAACTCTCCGTACTAACATTGAATACCTCATTAATTTCTCCAGTGAATACAGGATACAGAACTGTATTTGAAACACCGATAGCAACAAATCATTCAATATGGCTCATGAACAAAACAACCAATGCAACCTTCGCAGCAATCGCATTACATGATCCTGATGCCTCCATTTCAAACACCCAGGGTATCAACAGTGGAGACCGAGTATATATTCTTGTGAATCTCAGTGCAGTGCTGAATACAAATCAAAACGATTGGACATATTCAGGACTAGAAGCCCGTGGTTCGATATCTGGATCGATAAAGCCTGAGATTGGTGCAAAAGGTGTCTTTGAAATCACTGCACCTGCAGTATTTAGCAAAAGAATCGTCCAAATGTGGTAA
- a CDS encoding PAS domain S-box protein: protein MDSIDSTNLEKHTARILIFGISRDKTIVQFDHECQKITEYHRGDIIRQKTLDFLVPLRFIKRWYEQLEKIETQGFIQGVELPIKKKNGAEITILWDGFPLNTKSSDPIFCFIGTIPDSQGHSTQSLPYLQHGNSILHENDCLQNTFQDTIQTSFELNDQTITADASIDKKSPSNSRDIFNSRFLDTYDTHQEKADGTLKKMKDQDAMEKKIRDLSKKYSILNQKLKDLDKKNRSLERKNIQLEQNLQHVKKNQPSLNSADVSNNKIFHLRKKQLSKRAPKKGRFDIFDPFGFKRKKEEIAFGLQQLDQQRQELLKKESDLLRERKEIDQKIAEFSSWKEKLIEAEAEIEKRRNALFEEERLLQQQLEHLSPANEPVQSLRQEKSQEISEPQDLVSDLSECAAVVQRGILKQVNALFTDFIGFSSEELLEKSLFDFIAPEGLSDVERYYLNRLKGNDVSNYCTIFSTKNNEKKSAEVYLKPAIYKGEKAEITVIKQIKKEPNSEKPEK from the coding sequence ATGGATAGTATCGATTCAACAAATCTAGAAAAGCATACAGCAAGAATACTTATTTTTGGTATTTCTAGAGATAAAACTATTGTTCAATTTGATCATGAATGTCAAAAAATTACGGAGTATCATCGTGGAGATATTATACGGCAAAAAACACTTGATTTTTTAGTTCCTTTGCGCTTTATCAAAAGATGGTATGAACAACTAGAAAAAATAGAAACTCAGGGATTTATTCAAGGTGTTGAACTCCCAATTAAAAAGAAGAATGGTGCTGAAATTACTATTTTATGGGATGGTTTTCCTTTAAACACAAAATCGTCAGATCCAATCTTTTGCTTCATTGGGACTATACCGGATAGTCAGGGACATTCTACACAAAGTCTCCCCTATCTCCAACATGGCAATTCGATTCTGCATGAAAATGATTGTCTACAGAATACATTCCAGGATACAATTCAAACGTCTTTTGAACTAAACGATCAGACAATTACTGCTGATGCATCCATAGACAAAAAATCACCATCAAACAGTAGAGATATATTTAATAGTAGATTTCTTGATACATATGATACTCATCAGGAAAAGGCTGATGGCACTTTAAAAAAGATGAAAGACCAGGACGCTATGGAAAAAAAGATTCGTGATTTATCAAAAAAATATTCTATTTTAAATCAAAAACTAAAAGATCTTGATAAAAAAAATAGATCCTTAGAGCGAAAGAATATTCAACTCGAACAAAATTTACAACACGTGAAAAAAAATCAGCCATCTCTCAATTCGGCAGATGTGTCAAATAATAAAATTTTCCATTTAAGAAAAAAACAACTTTCAAAACGCGCTCCCAAGAAAGGTAGATTTGATATTTTTGATCCTTTTGGGTTTAAACGAAAAAAAGAAGAGATAGCATTCGGCTTACAGCAGTTGGATCAGCAGAGACAAGAGCTGCTTAAAAAAGAATCAGATCTGCTTAGAGAACGGAAAGAAATTGATCAGAAAATCGCTGAATTTAGCAGTTGGAAAGAAAAATTAATAGAGGCTGAAGCAGAAATTGAAAAACGAAGGAATGCTTTATTTGAAGAAGAACGGCTGTTACAGCAACAATTAGAGCACCTATCTCCAGCGAATGAACCGGTCCAATCTCTACGTCAAGAAAAGAGTCAAGAGATATCTGAACCTCAAGATCTTGTTAGTGATCTTTCAGAATGTGCGGCTGTCGTCCAACGTGGCATTTTAAAACAAGTCAATGCATTGTTTACTGATTTTATTGGTTTTTCATCTGAAGAACTTCTTGAAAAAAGCCTTTTTGATTTTATTGCTCCTGAAGGATTATCTGATGTCGAACGATATTATCTTAATCGATTGAAGGGAAATGATGTTTCCAATTACTGTACGATTTTTTCAACAAAAAATAATGAAAAGAAATCTGCAGAAGTCTATCTAAAACCAGCAATTTACAAAGGTGAAAAAGCAGAGATTACAGTTATTAAACAAATTAAGAAAGAACCCAACTCTGAAAAACCAGAAAAATAA
- a CDS encoding flagella accessory protein C translates to MKDFDFQIKKNQEDIGKLTEKIDSLTKDLDDLVSLYEIVSEQMNPFVGLSKVTKKRLDALENFTKEIETLNTRIGEIESVLEKNKMILDGKIPQPQVKPAVQNKPELKPTEAVSSSSDKQSIPVQGETDEKKLSQEIPNSSVVEPQINSSSDSDVWSNFTDEDLDRILAESLSSLMIDQNIDSLINDFLLNLK, encoded by the coding sequence ATTAAGGACTTTGATTTTCAGATAAAGAAAAACCAGGAGGATATCGGAAAATTAACAGAAAAGATTGATAGTCTTACCAAGGATCTTGATGACTTAGTCAGCCTCTATGAAATTGTCTCAGAACAGATGAATCCTTTTGTTGGCCTGTCAAAAGTTACAAAAAAACGACTTGATGCACTTGAAAATTTTACTAAAGAAATTGAAACATTAAATACACGAATTGGAGAAATAGAATCGGTTCTCGAAAAGAATAAAATGATTTTAGATGGTAAGATACCACAACCTCAAGTAAAACCAGCTGTACAAAACAAGCCTGAATTAAAACCAACGGAAGCGGTATCAAGCAGTAGCGACAAACAAAGTATACCTGTTCAAGGAGAAACAGATGAAAAGAAATTGAGCCAAGAAATACCAAACTCTTCTGTCGTCGAACCTCAAATTAATTCTTCGTCAGATTCAGATGTATGGAGTAATTTTACCGATGAGGATCTTGATCGAATCCTAGCAGAATCTCTTTCATCACTTATGATTGATCAAAACATTGATTCATTGATAAATGATTTTTTACTAAATTTAAAATAA
- a CDS encoding FlaD/FlaE family flagellar protein, which translates to MPEKFDIDLELKSILEKNLLPARIVDRIGKKIKENNISISKEQLYELVNKIQGILQNYSKNKQTITVEKRNGQKTPVQSPEEVQDMKKLVETVEELKERIKSIEEQRLEGVKGVSGRIIKTKDMMNQQQEIVESDEPMQPLELIPNDPESIVVLMKWLQYLVDKIGKNNLPDILSYYVDIDWITDDVRLDLIEYAKGISDSTAEIKEPPKLVTKDHIQSLLFIQKLKGKNLNERFIWKIDREMEKMAKSIEEYQLK; encoded by the coding sequence GTGCCTGAAAAGTTCGATATAGATCTTGAATTAAAGTCTATACTCGAAAAAAATTTATTACCTGCACGAATTGTTGACCGAATTGGAAAAAAAATCAAAGAAAACAATATTTCAATTTCAAAAGAACAGTTGTATGAATTGGTAAATAAGATCCAAGGTATTCTCCAAAACTATAGCAAGAATAAACAAACAATAACCGTTGAAAAGAGAAACGGACAAAAAACACCGGTTCAATCTCCTGAAGAAGTCCAAGACATGAAGAAACTCGTTGAAACCGTCGAAGAATTAAAGGAAAGGATAAAATCTATTGAAGAACAACGTCTTGAAGGTGTTAAAGGCGTTTCAGGACGAATTATCAAAACAAAAGATATGATGAATCAACAGCAGGAGATTGTTGAATCTGATGAACCGATGCAGCCTTTAGAACTGATTCCTAATGACCCTGAAAGTATTGTTGTCTTAATGAAATGGCTCCAATATCTTGTTGATAAAATTGGTAAAAATAATCTCCCAGACATTCTGAGCTATTATGTTGATATCGACTGGATTACTGACGATGTCCGACTTGATCTTATTGAATATGCAAAAGGAATCAGCGACAGTACCGCAGAAATAAAAGAACCACCAAAACTGGTAACGAAAGACCATATTCAATCATTACTCTTTATCCAGAAATTAAAAGGTAAAAATCTTAACGAACGTTTTATCTGGAAGATAGATCGCGAAATGGAAAAGATGGCAAAAAGTATCGAAGAATATCAATTAAAATAA
- a CDS encoding ATPase domain-containing protein: MQEAKSLMLKRKGETDGFAERFGVEIPNGSLIFMEGKEGTGKSIFCQRFCYSFLLNGHTCSYVSTQFTIKSFLRQTASVGYDMRQYLMSGKLFFISTEVTLAETKPKKTFLEALMTGKKLFDPEIIFIDSISTLLNESLNKENLIDLTSFLNRLKGSGKIIVLTANPNDWPAEIHNAFKMFTDIHYRISREAMPGVGVVHNLYIEKFNGARRKYEPMTTFSVKPNVGLSIESSGVAF; encoded by the coding sequence ATGCAAGAAGCAAAATCTCTGATGTTAAAGAGAAAAGGCGAAACCGACGGTTTTGCTGAACGATTTGGTGTTGAAATACCAAATGGTTCACTAATATTCATGGAGGGAAAAGAAGGTACTGGAAAAAGTATTTTTTGCCAGAGATTTTGTTATAGCTTCCTATTGAATGGTCATACTTGTTCATATGTTTCCACCCAATTTACCATTAAAAGTTTTCTTAGACAAACTGCTTCAGTCGGCTATGATATGAGACAATACCTGATGTCAGGGAAACTGTTTTTTATTTCCACAGAGGTAACGCTTGCTGAAACAAAACCAAAAAAGACATTTCTCGAAGCGTTGATGACTGGAAAAAAATTATTTGATCCTGAGATTATTTTTATTGATTCTATTTCTACATTGCTCAATGAAAGTCTTAATAAAGAAAATCTTATTGATCTTACCAGTTTTTTAAACCGTTTAAAAGGTTCAGGAAAGATCATTGTACTAACTGCGAATCCAAATGACTGGCCCGCAGAAATCCATAATGCGTTCAAAATGTTTACCGACATTCATTATCGCATTAGCCGCGAGGCAATGCCCGGTGTCGGCGTTGTTCACAATCTCTATATTGAAAAGTTTAATGGTGCACGAAGAAAATATGAACCTATGACAACCTTTTCAGTGAAGCCAAACGTTGGTTTAAGTATCGAATCAAGTGGTGTAGCCTTCTAA
- a CDS encoding type II/IV secretion system ATPase subunit, producing MTKMEKDEEEKLIRDNPHLKRYLDEISSKMPRPVFYSKVPRDLKGEKNPNIIYPTKGVVFIHIYTPEGAEFKEYHSVEPVLNEVEEKKRDYILEKIYERAPYRERVKTDEEIKNAVKKFLDEITILDENAGSEFKLSKGKVRISSVERMDIEYDILKNIVGGGPLECFMRDPYIEDIHIITGENVHLIHKVFEMVRTNIHIDKKWASRFSQEFAEKIGSPVSEGQPIADGTLPDGSRVNIIHSKDVSLKGPTMTVRKFSEVPISITQLISWGTLSTAVAAYLWLCLNYGRSIFVCGETASGKTTTSNAMFVFIPPEKKIFSVENTPEVQVPHAVWQQLLTRTTGPKEGHILEGDLLRAGLRSRPDYIIPGETRGIEGRVVFQAMQTGHPVVTTFHAGSVTKVIQRFTGHPINIPKTFMDNLDVVLIQMAVERKGKRLRRVLSVDEIEGYNKEVDGIMSRKAFEWNPVDDSHIFKAYRNSYVLEQRIAKNAGYTDVNQIYDEFDRRKHILDRMIEEKIFDYYEVVQFIWTFYREGEKGLPIAL from the coding sequence ATGACAAAGATGGAAAAAGATGAAGAAGAAAAACTGATTCGTGATAATCCTCATTTGAAACGATATCTTGATGAAATCAGCAGTAAAATGCCCCGTCCTGTTTTTTATAGCAAAGTACCTCGCGATTTAAAAGGAGAAAAAAATCCAAATATCATCTATCCAACAAAAGGTGTTGTCTTCATCCATATTTATACTCCTGAAGGCGCCGAATTTAAAGAATATCATTCTGTTGAGCCAGTATTAAACGAGGTTGAAGAAAAAAAGCGAGATTATATCCTTGAAAAGATTTACGAACGTGCACCCTACCGAGAGCGCGTGAAAACTGATGAAGAGATTAAAAATGCGGTGAAAAAGTTTCTCGATGAAATAACAATCCTTGATGAAAACGCTGGGAGCGAATTTAAACTATCAAAAGGGAAAGTCCGCATCTCGTCTGTAGAACGGATGGATATTGAATACGATATTTTAAAAAATATTGTTGGTGGTGGACCACTGGAATGCTTTATGCGTGATCCGTACATTGAAGATATCCATATCATAACTGGAGAAAATGTCCATCTGATCCATAAGGTCTTTGAGATGGTTAGAACCAATATTCATATCGATAAGAAATGGGCGAGTCGTTTTTCACAGGAGTTCGCAGAAAAAATTGGAAGCCCGGTAAGCGAAGGACAACCAATTGCCGATGGTACATTACCTGATGGAAGTCGAGTGAATATTATCCATAGTAAAGATGTGAGTTTAAAGGGGCCGACGATGACCGTTCGAAAATTCAGCGAAGTTCCAATTAGTATCACACAACTGATTAGTTGGGGAACTCTGTCAACAGCAGTCGCTGCCTATTTATGGCTCTGCTTGAATTACGGCCGAAGTATCTTTGTCTGCGGTGAAACCGCGTCTGGAAAAACAACAACATCAAATGCAATGTTTGTATTTATTCCTCCTGAGAAGAAAATTTTTTCTGTCGAAAACACTCCTGAAGTTCAAGTTCCCCATGCTGTTTGGCAACAACTCCTGACACGAACAACTGGTCCGAAAGAAGGACATATCCTTGAAGGTGATCTCCTAAGAGCAGGTCTCCGTTCCCGTCCTGATTATATTATCCCTGGAGAAACTCGAGGTATTGAAGGTCGCGTCGTTTTTCAAGCTATGCAAACTGGTCATCCTGTAGTAACAACGTTTCATGCAGGATCAGTTACCAAAGTTATTCAACGGTTCACAGGTCATCCAATTAACATTCCAAAAACATTTATGGATAACCTTGACGTCGTATTAATTCAGATGGCCGTTGAAAGAAAAGGAAAAAGGCTTCGCCGGGTACTCTCAGTCGATGAGATCGAAGGATACAACAAAGAAGTCGATGGTATTATGTCAAGAAAAGCATTCGAATGGAACCCGGTTGATGATTCTCATATATTTAAAGCATATCGGAACAGCTATGTACTCGAGCAACGCATAGCAAAAAACGCAGGATATACCGATGTCAACCAGATTTATGATGAATTCGATCGCAGAAAACATATTCTTGATCGTATGATTGAGGAAAAGATTTTCGATTATTACGAAGTCGTACAATTTATTTGGACATTCTATCGCGAGGGAGAAAAAGGTCTACCGATAGCACTCTAG
- a CDS encoding type II/IV secretion system ATPase subunit: MVKMGKEEIQNLYNKNPHLKKYVDSIRDKIGEPDFYSPVPREVRNESLPNIIYPTKGMVFVHIYKTADMDAVEYRAIEPILSESEKIKHDQLLKLILKKIPEKRSVIEDEDLKNVIIELLDELTIVDEQAVDADVQKSKKKPLKLSKVRLTSEQKTNIQYYIIKNLIGGGKIECFMRDPYIEDINIVSGYNVYLFHKIFEMIKTNVIIESKEGPEFAKALSEKMGTPVSEGRPIVDGVLPDGSRGNIIYSSAISIKGPSMSIRRFTETPISITQLIHWGTLNAGIASYLWICLQYGRSFFLCGGTACGKTTTMNAIIPFIPPERKIYTAEGTPELQVPHTVWQRLLTKTTGPEEGQVDLFDLLRAALRSRPDYIIPGEVRGAEGSIVFQAMQTGHPCMTTFHAGTVTKVIQRFTGDPINVPKTFMDNLDFVVIQLALERDGRLIRRVTSIDEIEGYNRAVDGIMARKAFEWKPEEDRHVFTGNKNSYILEQKIAKNAGYADTAGIYDEYEKRKRILERMVEEKIFDYYEVVQCIWGFYREGEKGLPFSIT, translated from the coding sequence ATGGTGAAGATGGGAAAAGAGGAAATCCAGAATTTATACAATAAAAACCCTCATCTGAAAAAATATGTTGACAGCATTCGCGATAAAATAGGTGAACCTGATTTTTACAGTCCTGTTCCCCGTGAAGTACGAAACGAGTCACTACCAAATATCATTTATCCAACAAAAGGGATGGTTTTTGTCCATATCTATAAAACTGCTGATATGGATGCTGTTGAGTATAGAGCAATTGAACCTATACTTAGTGAAAGTGAAAAGATAAAACACGATCAGTTGTTAAAATTAATTTTAAAAAAAATACCTGAGAAACGGAGCGTTATCGAAGACGAAGATCTGAAAAATGTTATTATTGAATTACTTGACGAATTAACTATTGTCGACGAACAAGCTGTAGATGCAGATGTTCAAAAATCAAAGAAAAAACCATTAAAACTTTCAAAGGTACGTTTAACTTCAGAGCAGAAAACAAATATCCAATATTATATCATTAAAAATCTCATTGGTGGAGGAAAAATCGAGTGTTTTATGCGTGATCCGTACATCGAAGATATCAATATCGTCTCAGGTTACAATGTGTATTTATTCCATAAAATTTTTGAAATGATTAAAACAAATGTGATCATTGAATCAAAAGAAGGCCCAGAATTTGCAAAAGCACTCAGCGAAAAGATGGGGACACCAGTCAGTGAAGGACGTCCGATCGTTGATGGTGTATTGCCTGATGGTAGTCGAGGAAATATCATCTACAGCTCAGCAATCAGTATCAAAGGACCAAGTATGAGCATTCGACGGTTTACAGAAACACCGATCAGCATCACCCAACTGATCCATTGGGGAACACTGAACGCTGGTATCGCTTCATATCTCTGGATTTGTCTTCAATACGGGAGAAGTTTTTTTCTCTGTGGTGGGACTGCTTGCGGAAAAACAACAACTATGAATGCGATTATTCCTTTTATACCACCTGAACGAAAAATTTATACCGCTGAGGGAACCCCAGAGTTGCAGGTCCCGCATACGGTTTGGCAACGTCTTCTGACGAAAACAACAGGACCTGAAGAAGGACAAGTTGATCTTTTCGACCTTCTTCGAGCAGCATTACGATCACGTCCAGATTATATAATTCCAGGAGAAGTTCGAGGTGCTGAAGGAAGTATTGTTTTCCAAGCTATGCAAACTGGTCATCCATGTATGACAACGTTTCATGCCGGAACTGTCACCAAGGTTATTCAACGGTTCACCGGTGATCCTATTAACGTTCCAAAAACATTTATGGATAACTTGGATTTCGTCGTTATTCAACTTGCGTTAGAACGAGATGGACGGCTGATTCGACGGGTGACCTCAATTGATGAAATTGAAGGTTACAACCGGGCGGTTGATGGTATTATGGCTCGGAAGGCCTTTGAATGGAAGCCTGAAGAAGATCGACATGTTTTTACCGGAAACAAAAACAGCTATATTCTTGAGCAAAAAATTGCAAAAAACGCTGGATATGCTGATACAGCAGGCATTTATGACGAATATGAAAAACGAAAACGTATTCTTGAACGGATGGTTGAAGAAAAGATTTTTGATTATTATGAAGTTGTACAGTGTATCTGGGGTTTCTATCGCGAGGGAGAAAAAGGTTTACCATTTTCGATAACGTGA
- a CDS encoding type II secretion system F family protein: MPEETEKKEEKKSRKERKEKKQKEDFLKQLKIAYNALEDPKKFQRTVLFPLIGLGVLVFCLPFILQMMIPVPLDLNPTTFIIGGIVPIMLGFFYPFITWKNKEADINSKMHFFITHLRVLAISDTSLKDIIGMLGGNKAYGSLGEELRKISVLSEQWRVPLAKCFTFIAQRTPSKILGDFLDRFAQGLDSGVDHREFIETEQGAVLQEYKTMYESSNENIVILSEVYVSLLISIIFIMALGIVLPMIIGTEDMNTFIFLSSFLLIVSEGMLLYLIRSMVPADEIWHRTGEAGDTELQLKKLFKISIISSVILGCCLFLSKYLLILPLISSIPFEILVALSLTPLIIVGIKTFQAENMINRKERNFLSFLPSLGSIATMRGGRITASVYYLSEKDYGVLTKHIRDLYRRLRTRINDDESWEWFGIDTGSNHIQRSCEMFRQATAAAANPRTVSRMITENIRKIRDLRVKKLTVINTTAALFGGITFGLAFCIYTSLVIARHMNTIMRESMGGNPFRGTTIDVGAILKTVPPEVFTYNFIIIFIVLTIHCCMLALTLRTLRGSHLYLTLLYFVPFVWVVAVTGAFIDIGLGTYLGM; encoded by the coding sequence ATGCCTGAAGAAACAGAAAAAAAAGAGGAGAAAAAATCTCGGAAAGAAAGAAAGGAAAAAAAACAAAAAGAAGATTTTTTAAAACAATTAAAAATAGCGTATAACGCCCTTGAAGATCCAAAAAAATTTCAACGAACCGTACTTTTTCCACTCATAGGATTAGGTGTTTTGGTTTTTTGTTTACCATTTATTCTCCAAATGATGATTCCGGTCCCACTTGATTTAAATCCCACAACGTTTATCATCGGTGGTATCGTTCCCATCATGCTTGGATTTTTTTACCCTTTTATCACATGGAAGAACAAAGAGGCAGATATTAACAGTAAAATGCATTTTTTTATAACCCATCTACGGGTTCTTGCCATTTCAGATACATCGCTTAAGGATATTATCGGGATGCTTGGCGGAAACAAAGCATATGGAAGTCTTGGTGAGGAACTAAGAAAAATTAGCGTCTTGAGCGAACAATGGCGGGTGCCTCTGGCAAAATGTTTCACGTTTATTGCACAGCGGACGCCAAGTAAGATCCTGGGCGACTTTCTAGATCGATTTGCTCAAGGATTAGACAGTGGTGTTGATCATCGAGAGTTCATTGAAACAGAACAAGGTGCTGTGCTTCAAGAATATAAGACCATGTATGAATCATCAAATGAAAATATTGTAATATTAAGCGAGGTTTACGTCAGCCTGTTAATTTCTATTATTTTTATCATGGCACTTGGCATTGTATTACCAATGATTATTGGTACCGAAGATATGAATACCTTCATATTTCTTTCATCTTTTCTCCTAATAGTTTCTGAAGGAATGCTCTTATATTTGATTCGATCCATGGTTCCTGCCGATGAGATTTGGCATCGAACCGGTGAAGCCGGAGACACTGAACTCCAATTAAAAAAATTGTTCAAAATTTCAATAATTTCGTCAGTTATTCTTGGATGTTGTTTATTTCTTAGTAAATATCTTCTTATATTACCATTGATCAGCAGCATTCCTTTTGAGATTCTTGTTGCATTATCTCTGACGCCATTAATCATCGTTGGAATTAAAACATTTCAAGCTGAAAACATGATCAATCGAAAAGAACGGAATTTTCTCAGTTTTTTACCATCTCTTGGTTCGATTGCAACGATGCGCGGCGGCCGAATTACTGCATCAGTGTACTATCTCAGTGAAAAGGATTATGGTGTGCTCACGAAACATATCCGTGATTTATACCGACGGCTTCGAACACGGATCAACGATGATGAATCTTGGGAATGGTTTGGCATTGATACGGGAAGTAACCATATTCAGCGTTCCTGTGAAATGTTCCGTCAGGCAACCGCAGCAGCAGCAAATCCTCGAACTGTTAGTCGTATGATTACTGAAAACATTCGAAAAATTCGAGATCTTCGGGTTAAAAAATTGACTGTTATTAATACAACTGCTGCATTATTCGGCGGCATAACCTTTGGACTAGCGTTCTGTATCTATACCTCACTCGTCATCGCTCGCCATATGAATACGATTATGCGGGAAAGCATGGGTGGAAATCCTTTCCGCGGGACAACTATTGATGTCGGTGCAATTCTAAAAACGGTTCCACCGGAGGTTTTTACCTATAATTTTATAATTATTTTTATTGTGCTTACCATTCATTGTTGCATGCTTGCATTAACCTTACGAACACTTCGAGGAAGCCATCTCTACCTCACACTGCTATATTTTGTTCCTTTTGTATGGGTAGTCGCGGTTACAGGAGCATTTATTGACATCGGTTTAGGGACGTATCTTGGTATGTAA
- a CDS encoding ATP-dependent 6-phosphofructokinase: MKKIGILTGGGDCPGLNAVIRAVVRKASRYGWVTIGIKNGWKGLIEGDMFPLTDRVVSGILPKGGTILGTSRTNPFKETGNVEKVQQNIRKFKLDALVAIGGEDTLGVALKLYQLGIPVVGVPKTIDNDLSGTDFTFGFDTAVSIVTEAIDRLHTTAESHHRVMVLEVMGRHAGWIATIAGIAGGADEILIPEQPFDLDVVCRNLKARYESGKTFSIVVVSEGAKPKDIDKFATVSDERDEFGHVRLGGIGNFLGKEIEKRLGVETRVTVLGHVQRGGTPTAYDRVLATRFGVAAVEVIKNQQYGKMVALRGNKIIPVDLEEAVQKLKTVDMELYDIAKIFFGRIAPTEEIMQQDLT, encoded by the coding sequence ATGAAAAAAATTGGGATATTAACCGGTGGTGGCGACTGTCCCGGTTTAAATGCAGTCATTCGAGCAGTAGTTCGAAAGGCGTCTCGGTACGGATGGGTTACTATCGGTATTAAAAACGGTTGGAAAGGGCTCATTGAAGGTGATATGTTTCCCTTGACCGATCGTGTCGTCTCAGGTATTCTCCCCAAAGGAGGAACAATTCTTGGAACCTCTCGAACAAATCCTTTCAAAGAAACAGGCAATGTTGAAAAAGTTCAACAAAATATCAGAAAATTCAAACTGGATGCTCTGGTTGCAATCGGTGGAGAAGACACCTTGGGAGTTGCATTAAAGTTATATCAGCTTGGTATTCCTGTAGTCGGCGTTCCAAAAACAATCGACAACGATCTATCAGGCACTGATTTTACCTTTGGTTTCGACACCGCAGTATCGATTGTCACCGAAGCAATTGATCGATTACATACTACTGCTGAATCCCACCATCGAGTCATGGTGTTAGAAGTCATGGGGCGTCATGCAGGATGGATTGCAACAATAGCTGGTATTGCAGGCGGTGCTGATGAGATACTTATTCCTGAACAGCCCTTTGATCTTGATGTGGTATGTCGAAATCTTAAAGCTCGGTATGAAAGTGGAAAAACATTTAGTATCGTCGTAGTTTCCGAAGGAGCAAAACCAAAAGATATTGATAAATTTGCAACAGTATCAGATGAACGAGACGAATTTGGCCATGTGCGCCTTGGAGGCATTGGTAACTTTTTAGGAAAAGAGATTGAAAAAAGGCTCGGTGTCGAAACTCGTGTGACTGTTCTTGGCCACGTCCAACGAGGTGGTACTCCAACAGCGTATGATCGTGTACTTGCAACACGATTTGGCGTTGCAGCTGTCGAGGTTATTAAAAATCAGCAATATGGAAAAATGGTAGCGTTACGAGGAAATAAAATCATCCCTGTTGATCTAGAAGAAGCTGTTCAAAAGCTAAAAACTGTGGATATGGAGTTATACGATATTGCAAAAATCTTTTTTGGAAGAATTGCTCCAACTGAAGAAATCATGCAGCAAGATTTGACCTAA